One Nasonia vitripennis strain AsymCx chromosome 1 unlocalized genomic scaffold, Nvit_psr_1.1 chr1_random0005, whole genome shotgun sequence genomic window carries:
- the LOC116415861 gene encoding uncharacterized protein LOC116415861 — MMPKGTLIDIKIAIKEVKDAAVVTNNQGTSFDKLDVIIYDNTKDSFTLVLWDLKSKENKYPINSIWSIRGAKVGEYGDKKYIQCVTTSTISQDLTSELSLRLQSWIAENVK, encoded by the exons ATGATGCCTAAAGGTACTTTGATAG ACATTAAAATTGCCATTAAAGAAGTCAAAGATGCAGCTGTAGTGACAAACAATCAAGGAACTAGTTTTGATAAACTAGACGTCATAATTTATGATAATACAAAAGATTCG tTTACACTAGTATTATGGGATCTCAAATCAAAGGAGAATAAATATCCAATTAATTCAATTTGGTCAATTCGTGGAGCAAAAGTAGGAGAATATggtgataaaaaatatattcaatgtGTAACCACGTCAACtatatcacaagacctaaCATCAGAATTAAGTTTAag attacAATCCTGGATAgcagaaaatgtaaaataa